Sequence from the Lysobacter capsici genome:
CAGCGGCAGGCCGCTCGCGGTTTCGACCGCGTCGGCGACCTTGTGCATGGTGTTGGTGCAGATCACCAGCAGCTCCGCGCCGCCGTCGCGCAGGCTGCGCGCGGCGCGGCCGAGCAGGGCGCCGGCCGCGTCCCAGTCGCCGGCATGCTGCAGGCGTTCGACTTCGGCGAAATCCACGCTGTACAACAGCAACCGCGCCGAATGCAGACCGCCGAGGCGTTCGCGCACGGTTTCGTTGATCACGCGGTAGTACGGCAGGGTCGATTCCCAGCTCATGCCGCCGAGCAGGCCGAGGGTTTTAGTGACGGTCGCAGTCATGGCGCGAGTATAGCCACGGCGTGCGAATGCCGATGCGCGGCGCGACTTCGCCGATGCGGCGTCATCGCGACGGCGATGCGGCCGGTGTCGCTTCGGCGTCGGGTTTGCCCGCATCCAGTCCGCCGAAGCGCTGGCCGAAGAAATCGCCGGGGTTCCAGCGCGGCCGCTGCGGCGCGTCGGCGATCAGTTGGCCGATGCGCGCGTTGAGTTGCGCCAGACGCGCGGCGTCGGCGTACTGGATCGGTTGTTCGGCATCGTCGTCGGGCTGATGGTAGTGGTCGGCGAGGAAGGCGCGGAACTGCTGACGCGCATCGACGCCGGCATCGCGCGCGACCATGCCGCCGGTCAGATACACCGCCGGCACGCCGGTGCGGATGAAGGCGTACTGGTCGCTGCGGATGAAGATGCTTTCCTCCGGCGACGGGTCGGGCGTCAGGTCGACGCCGACTTCGGCCGCGGCTTGATCGAGCACCGCCTGCAGGCTGGAATGCTCGACCCCGATCGGCACCACGTCGCGGGTCGGCACCCGCATCACCGGCATGTCCATGTTGATGTTGGCGACCAGCGAATCGCGCGGCACGCTCGGGTTGCGCGCGAACCACTCCGCGCCGAGCAGGCCTTTTTCCTCGGCGGTGACCGCGACGAACAGCAGCGAGCGCTTGGGCGGTGTTTTCGCCAGCGCGAGCTGCTGCGCGGTCTCGAGCATGATCGCCACGCCCAGCGCGTTGTCGAGCGCGCCGTTGTAGATCGCATCGCCCTTGACCGGCGCGCCGATGCCCAGGTGATCGAGATGCGCGCTGAACACCACGTGCTCGCGCTTGAGCGCGGCGTCGGTGCCGGGCAGCAAGGCGACCACGTTGCGCGACTGGGTCTGCTCGATCCGATTGCGCGCCGACAGGGTGATCGTGCCGGGCAGATCGAAGCCACGCAGCGTGCCTTCGCGCGCGTCGCGGAACAGCTCGGCCGCGCTGTGTCCGCCGGCGGTGAGCACCGCGTCGGCGCTGGCCGCGCTGACGTTGGCGACTACCGCCAGTTGCGGAAAGGTGTCGATCGCGCGGCCGTCGCTGCCGCGCAGGCGCATGCCCGGCCGCGCCCAGTTCTGCGCGCCGCGCGCCCACGGCTGGCGTTTTTCTTCGTCTTGCGTGGCCACGATCACCGCGCCGACCGCGCCGCGTTCGACCAGGGCGCGGAATTTTTCGCGGAACGAGCTGTAGAACGCGCGCCGGTCGGTATCGAAGCGCTTGGGCGCGCCGTGCATCAGCACCGCGATCTTGCCGCGCAGGTCCAGGCCGATGAAATCGTCGTGATCGAGCTCGGGCGCATGCACCGCCTGACCGACGAACACGGCCGGCGCGGTCACTTGCGACTGGGCGCGATCGAAATCGAGCTGCGGCAGGAACTGCTCGCGAAATTTCAATTCGACCGTGCCGGTGTCGCGCTGCACGATCACACTGCCGCCGCCGTCTTCGCGACTGGCGCGAAGCAGCGGCACGCGCTGGAAATAGCCGCCGTCGTCGCCGGCCGGGCGCAGGCCGATCGCGCGCAGGCGCTGGGCGACGTACAGCGCGGCCAGGTCGAACCCGCGCGTGCCCGCTTCGCGGCCTTCGAGCAGGTCGTCGGCGAGAAAGCGCACGTCGGCCTCGATCCGGCGCGCGTGCGCGCTGGCGGTTGCGTCGAAACCGTCGGCCGGCGGCAGCAGCGGCGCCGGACGCTGGCAGGCCGCGAGCAGCAGCGCGAGCGCCATGGCGGCGGCGCGGTACGAACGGCGGTGCAGACAACGGTACTGGAACGGCGTGCGCGGCATGCGGCGGCTCCCGGCGATGGCTGGACGCCCTGGCGCGGGCGCGCAGCGACGCTAGCACGCGGCGCGGGCGGTGTGCCTGGGTGTGGCCGATTCTTCGATGGACGGCGCCGACACCGGGCGCAGTGGACCACCGTGCCGGCGCAGTTCGCCGCGAACGGGCGTGCCGTCGGCACCCAAAAGCACGGTTTGAGCCCGGCGTTACATTCGCTTACACCGCGTTACAAAACTTTGTCGCGGGCGGGCGGGGGTGACCGAGAAATCCACGTACGTGGTGTGGTTTTTTTCGGCATTACCCTGCGCCGCGAATGAATGCCGATTCACGATCGGCCGGAAAATAACGGAATAACTATGTAAATAAGCCACCAAGATCGGCCCGCAATGCCGTGGCTTATCTGTTCCTTAACTTGCAATGTTTCGCGCCTGCCTAGTGTCCGCGATCAATCGACACCCGGCCCGCGACACGATGCGCACTCCATCCCCCGACACCCCGCTCGCCACGCCATCGCGCACCGGTCCGGGGTGGCGCGTGGCGATGCTGGTGCTGGTCAGCGCGGCGACCACGGCGCTGTTGCTGCTCGACGATCGCCTGCAGCAAGCGGTCAGCGCCAACAATCGGGCGGTGCTGCAACCCGGCTGGGTCGCGGGCTTGATGACGATCGTGACGTGCCTGTGGCTGGGCGGCAGCCGCTGGGTCGCGAACGCGGTGATCGGTGCGTTCGCGGGCATGCAGTTGTTCCAGCTGTGCCATATCGCCGCGATCGGCCGCGCGCTGACGCCGCTGGACGTGGCGATGATCCCGCATGAGTTGAGCGACATCGCGCAAGCGGTGCGGGCCGGCGCCGGCGCTCATTGGCCGACCTTGTTCGCCGGCGGCGTGCCGTATGCGCTGGCGTTCGCGATGTTCAACCTCGGCCTGCCGCGGCTGCGGCTGCCGCGCTTGCGCTGGGCCTTGTTGATCGTGGCGCTGGTGTTCGCCACCCAGTTCTACAACGCCAGCCGCTACACCATGAAGCGCTTCATGCCGCGGCCCGAGCGCAGTTCGCTGCACAACTCGCTGTTGGCCTTCAGCTATTGCGCGGCCAATCTGGTCGGCAAGTCGGTGCGGCGCAATGCCTTGAGTTACCGCGCCTACACCGTGGTCGCCCGCGACGATCCCGACGCGGCCCGCGAGCGGCCGCGCGATGTGTGGCTGGTGATCTTCGATTCGACCCGCACCGATCACTGGGGCCTGGCCGGCTATGCGCGAGCGACCACGCCCACCATGTCGCGCTGGGTCGCGCAGGGCCGGGCGCGCTGGCATCGCGGCCTCGCCGGGGCGGTCTCGACCCGCGCCTCGCTGGGTCTGTTGTTCAACGGCGTGCGCGAGCCGGGCAACATCGCGCAACTGCGCTCGCACGAGGCCAATCTGCTGCGCCTGGCCAAGCGCGCCGGTTACCGCACTTATTGGCTGTCGACCCAGCACGGCGATCTGCTCGACGAGATCGACGCGCCGAGCATCGACGTGATCCGCACCCGCGACAGCGACGAGGCGCGGATCGCCGCGGTCGGCGACGACGCGGTGCTGGACATGCTCGACGCGGTCGACCCCAACGCGCCGCGGCTGGTGGTGATGATGCTGCGCACCGCGCATATTCCCTACGACGATGCCTATCGCCGCCACGGCGGCCGCTATCGGCGCTGGCCGGACGGCGAGGGTCTCACCGAGGGCGCGCGCCTGCTCAATGCCTACGACAACGCGATCGTCTATCAGGACGCGCTGGTCGAGAAGCTGTATCGGCGGTTCGAGCGCGGCGGCGGCGACGGTCTGTTCGTGGTGACCTCCGATCACGGCCAGATGCTCGGCGAGGACGGAGTGTGGGGGCATAACGTGCTGACCCCGCAGATCGCCCAGGTGCCGATGCTGGTGCGCACCCGCGGCGCGGCGCAGATGCCGCTGGCCGGCAACGGCGACTGGCTCAGCCATCACGATCTGGCGCGCGCGCTGGCATGGCGGATGGGGTTTTCGATCCACAATCCCAACGCGCGCGCCGGGGTCGATTATCTGCAGGGTTCGGATCTGTTCGGCGACAACCTGTTTCGCGAGCTGCGCATCGTCGATGGGCATCTGCAGTTGGGCGAGTTGTCTGGGCTCGGGCATTCGCATGAGGGGCATGCGCACGGCGCGGGCGATCGCGAGAGCGATTGAGTCGTCGCAGCTTCAGCCCAGGCTGACATTCATGACGAAGCTTCGCGCAGTTTCTTCTCGGCCTCGACCAACGGCGGCGCATCGGCTTCCAGGTTCAGCCGCATCAGCGCGATCGCCTGTTCCAGCAGATTGCGCGCATCCGGGCGCCGGCCCTGGCGCAATGCGACGTCGGCGGCGACCAGTTGAATCTTCGACAGCATCACCGGGTTTTTGTAGGCCGGGCTCTGCGCGGCGCGTTGCAGCGCTTCGTCGGCGAACACCGCCGCCTGCTTGAGATCGCCGCGGCCCATCGCGACCTGCGCGGCCAACGAGGCGATCCCGGGCAGGAAGTTGATGTCTTCGGGCCGGGTCGCCAGGTTCACTTCGGTGCGCGCCTGATCCAGATTGGCCTGGGCGCGATCGAACAGCTTGTTCATGACCAGGGTCTGGACCAGGCGCAGTTGCGTGCCGATCGCGCCGTCGCCGTCGCCGGCCTGGCGCTGCAGGGCGATGGCGGCGTCGAAATCGGCGTAGGCCTGATCGAAACGCCGCAACCGGCTGTAGGCCACCGCGCGCACGATGTGGGCGCGCGCGCGCCACGGCAGCGCGATCGGCTCGTGCTGGTCGCGCAGGCGCTCGAGCGCTCCGGTTTCCATCTCGATCGCGCGATCGTACTGGGCGAGCGTTTCGCCGTAGACGCCGCCCATGTTGATTTCCAGCATCGCCACGGTCTGCGGATCGAGCCCGATCGCCACGGCGATCGCGCGGCCGCGTTCGAAGTGCTCGATCGCCTCCTTGCTGCGCCCGAGTGCGTTCAAGGTGGTGGCGATGTCGTTTTCGATTTCGAAGGTGTAGCGGCTGCGTTCGCCGTAGACCCGGTAGGCGATGCGCAGCGCCTGCTCGCCCGCGGCCAGCGATTCGGCATAGCGCACCTGTTCCTGGCGCAGGCTCAGGGTGACCCGGTACAGCTGATACCAGCTCAGGTGGTCGGGATCCCAGGCGGTCTTCGCGGCGCGCTGGGCGGCCTGCAGGCGGCGGTCGGCCTCGTCGAGCGCGCCGGCGCGCAGCGCGGGCGGGACAAGTGCGAGCAGCAGATTGGCGTACTGCTCGGAACGTGTACCGCCGGTCGCCGCGAGCAGCGCCAGACCGCGCCTTGCATAGGTTTCGACCTCGTCGTCGCGGCCGGCCTGCACGGCGACGGCGATGTAGTCCAGGTGGGCCTGGGCCCGATCCAGCGGGTCGGCGCGTTGGCGTTCGCGCAGCACGACCAGCTCGCGCAGGGTCTTGAGCGCCTCGTCATGGCGCTCCAGTGCGCTGAGCAGCGAACCGCGCACGCTGAGCAGGCGCGCATGCAGTTCGGGGTCGATCGGCGGGTGTTTGACGAGCACGGCGCCGGCGCGTTCGGCCGCAGCCAAGCCGGGCCTGGGGTCGTGGGTGGCGTCGTAGACCTCGGCGATGGTGAGCCAGGCGACCGCGCGGGTGGCGTCGTCCTGGTGGCTGTCGGCCTGCAACTGCTCGGCCGCGCGCGCCAGCAGCGCCGAGACCGTGATCGGTTCGCCGCGCAGTGTGTCCGGCGAGGTCTGCGCGAGCACCGAGGCCAGGAACTGGCGCGAGGCCTCGGTGTAGCCGGCTTCGCGTTCGGCGCGCAGGCGCGAGGCCTGGGCGACGCGCTCGGCGGCGAGCGCGCGTTGCCGCTCGACCTCCAGCCGCCACA
This genomic interval carries:
- a CDS encoding M20/M25/M40 family metallo-hydrolase, which produces MPRTPFQYRCLHRRSYRAAAMALALLLAACQRPAPLLPPADGFDATASAHARRIEADVRFLADDLLEGREAGTRGFDLAALYVAQRLRAIGLRPAGDDGGYFQRVPLLRASREDGGGSVIVQRDTGTVELKFREQFLPQLDFDRAQSQVTAPAVFVGQAVHAPELDHDDFIGLDLRGKIAVLMHGAPKRFDTDRRAFYSSFREKFRALVERGAVGAVIVATQDEEKRQPWARGAQNWARPGMRLRGSDGRAIDTFPQLAVVANVSAASADAVLTAGGHSAAELFRDAREGTLRGFDLPGTITLSARNRIEQTQSRNVVALLPGTDAALKREHVVFSAHLDHLGIGAPVKGDAIYNGALDNALGVAIMLETAQQLALAKTPPKRSLLFVAVTAEEKGLLGAEWFARNPSVPRDSLVANINMDMPVMRVPTRDVVPIGVEHSSLQAVLDQAAAEVGVDLTPDPSPEESIFIRSDQYAFIRTGVPAVYLTGGMVARDAGVDARQQFRAFLADHYHQPDDDAEQPIQYADAARLAQLNARIGQLIADAPQRPRWNPGDFFGQRFGGLDAGKPDAEATPAASPSR
- a CDS encoding phosphoethanolamine transferase, coding for MRTPSPDTPLATPSRTGPGWRVAMLVLVSAATTALLLLDDRLQQAVSANNRAVLQPGWVAGLMTIVTCLWLGGSRWVANAVIGAFAGMQLFQLCHIAAIGRALTPLDVAMIPHELSDIAQAVRAGAGAHWPTLFAGGVPYALAFAMFNLGLPRLRLPRLRWALLIVALVFATQFYNASRYTMKRFMPRPERSSLHNSLLAFSYCAANLVGKSVRRNALSYRAYTVVARDDPDAARERPRDVWLVIFDSTRTDHWGLAGYARATTPTMSRWVAQGRARWHRGLAGAVSTRASLGLLFNGVREPGNIAQLRSHEANLLRLAKRAGYRTYWLSTQHGDLLDEIDAPSIDVIRTRDSDEARIAAVGDDAVLDMLDAVDPNAPRLVVMMLRTAHIPYDDAYRRHGGRYRRWPDGEGLTEGARLLNAYDNAIVYQDALVEKLYRRFERGGGDGLFVVTSDHGQMLGEDGVWGHNVLTPQIAQVPMLVRTRGAAQMPLAGNGDWLSHHDLARALAWRMGFSIHNPNARAGVDYLQGSDLFGDNLFRELRIVDGHLQLGELSGLGHSHEGHAHGAGDRESD
- a CDS encoding serine/threonine-protein kinase yields the protein MTPEQFARIEHAFHAALTRPPGERGQYLLDTEPDPEVRAAVRRLLDRVTAHDGEADADAPADPLSDRLAAAFAAQAAAGTPSTIGPYRLLRELGAGGMGTVFLAEREAGDGVQRAALKLLHGLPTQSAIRRMARERGLLASLDHPLIARHIDGGLTEAGQPYLVMDYVEGVPLHQHLADAPGSLRSRLQLFLGLCEAVQHAHQRLVLHRDLKPSNIVVRPDGRPALLDFGIATLIDGADPSQTATVAFTPGYGAPEQRRGEAATTATDVFGLGALLFDLTTGRKLSDLRGRDGPVPAPSRQTDDAALRRGLRGDLDRIVLTACAEDPGERYATAAALADDVRRYLDGLPISVANGGPLYRLRKFVARHRLATAAALLALIAAGAFVWRLEVERQRALAAERVAQASRLRAEREAGYTEASRQFLASVLAQTSPDTLRGEPITVSALLARAAEQLQADSHQDDATRAVAWLTIAEVYDATHDPRPGLAAAERAGAVLVKHPPIDPELHARLLSVRGSLLSALERHDEALKTLRELVVLRERQRADPLDRAQAHLDYIAVAVQAGRDDEVETYARRGLALLAATGGTRSEQYANLLLALVPPALRAGALDEADRRLQAAQRAAKTAWDPDHLSWYQLYRVTLSLRQEQVRYAESLAAGEQALRIAYRVYGERSRYTFEIENDIATTLNALGRSKEAIEHFERGRAIAVAIGLDPQTVAMLEINMGGVYGETLAQYDRAIEMETGALERLRDQHEPIALPWRARAHIVRAVAYSRLRRFDQAYADFDAAIALQRQAGDGDGAIGTQLRLVQTLVMNKLFDRAQANLDQARTEVNLATRPEDINFLPGIASLAAQVAMGRGDLKQAAVFADEALQRAAQSPAYKNPVMLSKIQLVAADVALRQGRRPDARNLLEQAIALMRLNLEADAPPLVEAEKKLREASS